In the genome of Populus alba chromosome 11, ASM523922v2, whole genome shotgun sequence, one region contains:
- the LOC118054780 gene encoding GBF-interacting protein 1 isoform X3, translating into MSDSGGNSITIPDNVKKTIQSIREITEKKHSDEDVYSVLQECYMDPDDTAQKLLYLDTFHEVKRKCDWRKGTQGRGARGGQGNFSDAVGGRNVATRRENGVVRMTDRSASNSLHSVQKKNNTAMNPVTKDLTTTSCDSSTLSTRSSIRSPWLCAAGSSAHTVKSDAFLPPAACPPLPMQVSVSVMLSKEQKSTTFFNGLPASTSLASVSSSSDPILAPSMTRNPGAVGTIKREVGCQRKAAEQNNIQGNKKISQSKSKAVGKNQLSESLQPSTLSTYNDSLVVRSSANDSHSSEVLAKSLKILSENAQAKVSSQLLPEPSITNGHVKFPYHFKVPEALKSGLTFGSFESNSGPGKEYINGGLTFGSFDSNSGSETKCSNAIDGDINSTLAVELTHSTVENARPSSNDSGSSPMQVDHSYQPESPQPVLEKVLISEDNDALGADSKVVQSKQDAMLLPECHQNSTVQISPSYGFGILPPLQAAHPVPFEGHETQAPDVSKLSGFVGENSMATSTSSLSQSMHPSVAASLHPLLFRPPYPPNYLQYGHYFNPYFLPPMHQFLSHNGLPQQPSTGNAFLLPAPAAPGVKFPFTLPQFKPRTTAGNSTPVALPTLYGSYGSSPMGFNPGPAVSSGSSAGNHDLSAFQLKERNIYTTGSLSEVSSCIPPPGQDISSLQLSSLYQLHPQGQHLTFSPPQAGHDTFPATVEPVVPPSGPYQQSQLTQVNWNS; encoded by the exons ATGAGCGATAGCGGCGGCAATTCTATAACGATCCCGGATAATGTCAAGAAAACTATACAAAGCATAAGAGAAATCACAGAGAAAAAACACAGTGATGAAGATGTTTACTCTGTTCTTCAAGAATGTTATATGGATCCTGATGACACTGCGCAGAAGCTCCTTTATTTAG ATACATTTCATGAAGTCAAGAGGAAATGTGATTGGAGAAAGGGG ACTCAAGGAAGAGGAGCTAGGGGTGGTCAAGGAAACTTTTCTG ATGCTGTAGGTGGGAGGAATGTGGCTACTCGAAGGGAAAATGGAGTTGTTCGCATGACAGACAGAAGTGCTTCGAACTCTTTACACTCTgtgcagaaaaaaaataacactgcAATGAATCCTGTGACAAA AGATTTAACTACCACTTCCTGTGACTCTTCAACTTTATCCACTAGGAGTTCTATTCGCAGCCCATGGCTGTGTGCTGCAGGTAGTTCAGCTCACACTGTGAAGTCAGATGCTTTCTTACCACCTGCAGCATGCCCCCCATTGCCTATGCAAGTTTCTGTCTCTGTAATGCTATCTAAGGAACAAAagtcaacaacattttttaatGGCCTCCCAGCTTCTACCTCTCTAGCATCTGTATCTTCTTCTTCAGACCCCATATTGGCCCCTTCTATGACTAGAAATCCTGGTGCTGTTGGTACAATTAAACGTGAAGTGGGTTGCCAGCGGAAAGCTGCTGAACAGAATAATattcaaggaaacaaaaaaatttctcaGAGTAAATCAAAGGCAGTTGGAAAGAATCAGTTGTCTGAATCTCTGCAGCCCTCGACTTTGTCTACATATAATGATTCTTTGGTTGTCAGGTCTTCTGCTAATGATAGCCATTCATCAGAGGTGTTGGCTAAATCTTTAAAAA TTTTGTCTGAAAATGCTCAAGCTAAAGTCAGTTCTCAGTTGCTGCCAGAACCATCCATCACTAATGGACATGTTAAATTTCCATATCACTTTAAAGTCCCTGAAGCGTTAAAAAGTGGTTTAACTTTTGGAAGCTTTGAATCAAATTCTGGACCAGGAAAGGAATATATCAATGGTGGTTTGACTTTTGGAAGCTTTGATTCTAATTCTGGATCAGAAACAAAATGTAGCAATGCTATTGATGGTGACATAAACTCTACGCTTGCTGTTGAACTGACACATTCAACTGTTGAAAATGCCAGACCTTCTAG CAATGATAGTGGATCTTCGCCTATGCAAGTTGACCATTCTTATCAACCAGAGTCTCCTCAACCTGTGCTTGAAAAAGTGCTAATATCAGAGGATAATGATGCACTGGGTGCAGACTCGAAGGTTGTTCAATCAAAGCAGGATGCAATGTTGCTTCCAGAATGCCATCAGAACTCAACTGTTCAAATTTCCCCAAGCTATGGTTTTGGGATCTTGCCACCCTTGCAGGCTGCTCACCCTGTACCATTTGAAGGACATGAGACTCAGGCACCGGATGTTTCTAAACTTTCAGGCTTTGTT GGTGAGAATTCTATGGCTACATCGACTTCAAGTCTGAGTCAATCGATGCACCCCTCTGTCGCTGCTTCTCTGCACCCACTTCTTTTCAGGCCACCATATCCTCCTAACTATCTTCAGTATGGGCATTACTTCAATCCGTATTTTCTGCCACCAATGCACCAATTCTTGAGCCACAATGGGCTTCCTCAACAGCCATCGACTGGCAATGCATTTCTTCTGCCAGCACCTGCTGCTCCTGGTGTCAAGTTCCCGTTCACTCTTCCACAATTTAAGCCCAGAACTACTGCCGGAAACTCAACTCCAGTTGCACTCCCAACTTTATATGGATCATATGGCTCTTCCCCCATGGGCTTCAATCCTGGTCCAGCTGTGTCCTCTGGAAGCTCTGCTGGTAACCATGATCTATCAGCATTTCAGTTGAAGGAAAGAAATATCTACACTACAGGATCACTG AGCGAAGTTTCATCTTGCATTCCTCCACCTGGGCAAGATATATCCAGCTTGCAGCTCAGTTCCTTGTACCAACTTCACCCTCAGGGACAGCACCTCACCTTCTCTCCTCCACAGGCTGGGCATGACACCTTTCCTGCAACTGTTGAACCTGTGGTACCCCCATCTGGTCCTTACCAGCAGTCTCAACTTACACAGGTCAACTGGAACTCTTAA
- the LOC118054780 gene encoding GBF-interacting protein 1 isoform X5, with translation MSDSGGNSITIPDNVKKTIQSIREITEKKHSDEDVYSVLQECYMDPDDTAQKLLYLDTFHEVKRKCDWRKGTQGRGARGGQGNFSDAVGGRNVATRRENGVVRMTDRSASNSLHSVQKKNNTAMNPVTKSSIRSPWLCAAGSSAHTVKSDAFLPPAACPPLPMQVSVSVMLSKEQKSTTFFNGLPASTSLASVSSSSDPILAPSMTRNPGAVGTIKREVGCQRKAAEQNNIQGNKKISQSKSKAVGKNQLSESLQPSTLSTYNDSLVVRSSANDSHSSEVLAKSLKTAVLSENAQAKVSSQLLPEPSITNGHVKFPYHFKVPEALKSGLTFGSFESNSGPGKEYINGGLTFGSFDSNSGSETKCSNAIDGDINSTLAVELTHSTVENARPSSNDSGSSPMQVDHSYQPESPQPVLEKVLISEDNDALGADSKVVQSKQDAMLLPECHQNSTVQISPSYGFGILPPLQAAHPVPFEGHETQAPDVSKLSGFVGENSMATSTSSLSQSMHPSVAASLHPLLFRPPYPPNYLQYGHYFNPYFLPPMHQFLSHNGLPQQPSTGNAFLLPAPAAPGVKFPFTLPQFKPRTTAGNSTPVALPTLYGSYGSSPMGFNPGPAVSSGSSAGNHDLSAFQLKERNIYTTGSLSEVSSCIPPPGQDISSLQLSSLYQLHPQGQHLTFSPPQAGHDTFPATVEPVVPPSGPYQQSQLTQVNWNS, from the exons ATGAGCGATAGCGGCGGCAATTCTATAACGATCCCGGATAATGTCAAGAAAACTATACAAAGCATAAGAGAAATCACAGAGAAAAAACACAGTGATGAAGATGTTTACTCTGTTCTTCAAGAATGTTATATGGATCCTGATGACACTGCGCAGAAGCTCCTTTATTTAG ATACATTTCATGAAGTCAAGAGGAAATGTGATTGGAGAAAGGGG ACTCAAGGAAGAGGAGCTAGGGGTGGTCAAGGAAACTTTTCTG ATGCTGTAGGTGGGAGGAATGTGGCTACTCGAAGGGAAAATGGAGTTGTTCGCATGACAGACAGAAGTGCTTCGAACTCTTTACACTCTgtgcagaaaaaaaataacactgcAATGAATCCTGTGACAAA GAGTTCTATTCGCAGCCCATGGCTGTGTGCTGCAGGTAGTTCAGCTCACACTGTGAAGTCAGATGCTTTCTTACCACCTGCAGCATGCCCCCCATTGCCTATGCAAGTTTCTGTCTCTGTAATGCTATCTAAGGAACAAAagtcaacaacattttttaatGGCCTCCCAGCTTCTACCTCTCTAGCATCTGTATCTTCTTCTTCAGACCCCATATTGGCCCCTTCTATGACTAGAAATCCTGGTGCTGTTGGTACAATTAAACGTGAAGTGGGTTGCCAGCGGAAAGCTGCTGAACAGAATAATattcaaggaaacaaaaaaatttctcaGAGTAAATCAAAGGCAGTTGGAAAGAATCAGTTGTCTGAATCTCTGCAGCCCTCGACTTTGTCTACATATAATGATTCTTTGGTTGTCAGGTCTTCTGCTAATGATAGCCATTCATCAGAGGTGTTGGCTAAATCTTTAAAAA CAGCAGTTTTGTCTGAAAATGCTCAAGCTAAAGTCAGTTCTCAGTTGCTGCCAGAACCATCCATCACTAATGGACATGTTAAATTTCCATATCACTTTAAAGTCCCTGAAGCGTTAAAAAGTGGTTTAACTTTTGGAAGCTTTGAATCAAATTCTGGACCAGGAAAGGAATATATCAATGGTGGTTTGACTTTTGGAAGCTTTGATTCTAATTCTGGATCAGAAACAAAATGTAGCAATGCTATTGATGGTGACATAAACTCTACGCTTGCTGTTGAACTGACACATTCAACTGTTGAAAATGCCAGACCTTCTAG CAATGATAGTGGATCTTCGCCTATGCAAGTTGACCATTCTTATCAACCAGAGTCTCCTCAACCTGTGCTTGAAAAAGTGCTAATATCAGAGGATAATGATGCACTGGGTGCAGACTCGAAGGTTGTTCAATCAAAGCAGGATGCAATGTTGCTTCCAGAATGCCATCAGAACTCAACTGTTCAAATTTCCCCAAGCTATGGTTTTGGGATCTTGCCACCCTTGCAGGCTGCTCACCCTGTACCATTTGAAGGACATGAGACTCAGGCACCGGATGTTTCTAAACTTTCAGGCTTTGTT GGTGAGAATTCTATGGCTACATCGACTTCAAGTCTGAGTCAATCGATGCACCCCTCTGTCGCTGCTTCTCTGCACCCACTTCTTTTCAGGCCACCATATCCTCCTAACTATCTTCAGTATGGGCATTACTTCAATCCGTATTTTCTGCCACCAATGCACCAATTCTTGAGCCACAATGGGCTTCCTCAACAGCCATCGACTGGCAATGCATTTCTTCTGCCAGCACCTGCTGCTCCTGGTGTCAAGTTCCCGTTCACTCTTCCACAATTTAAGCCCAGAACTACTGCCGGAAACTCAACTCCAGTTGCACTCCCAACTTTATATGGATCATATGGCTCTTCCCCCATGGGCTTCAATCCTGGTCCAGCTGTGTCCTCTGGAAGCTCTGCTGGTAACCATGATCTATCAGCATTTCAGTTGAAGGAAAGAAATATCTACACTACAGGATCACTG AGCGAAGTTTCATCTTGCATTCCTCCACCTGGGCAAGATATATCCAGCTTGCAGCTCAGTTCCTTGTACCAACTTCACCCTCAGGGACAGCACCTCACCTTCTCTCCTCCACAGGCTGGGCATGACACCTTTCCTGCAACTGTTGAACCTGTGGTACCCCCATCTGGTCCTTACCAGCAGTCTCAACTTACACAGGTCAACTGGAACTCTTAA
- the LOC118054780 gene encoding GBF-interacting protein 1 isoform X6 gives MSDSGGNSITIPDNVKKTIQSIREITEKKHSDEDVYSVLQECYMDPDDTAQKLLYLDTFHEVKRKCDWRKGTQGRGARGGQGNFSGGRNVATRRENGVVRMTDRSASNSLHSVQKKNNTAMNPVTKSSIRSPWLCAAGSSAHTVKSDAFLPPAACPPLPMQVSVSVMLSKEQKSTTFFNGLPASTSLASVSSSSDPILAPSMTRNPGAVGTIKREVGCQRKAAEQNNIQGNKKISQSKSKAVGKNQLSESLQPSTLSTYNDSLVVRSSANDSHSSEVLAKSLKTAVLSENAQAKVSSQLLPEPSITNGHVKFPYHFKVPEALKSGLTFGSFESNSGPGKEYINGGLTFGSFDSNSGSETKCSNAIDGDINSTLAVELTHSTVENARPSSNDSGSSPMQVDHSYQPESPQPVLEKVLISEDNDALGADSKVVQSKQDAMLLPECHQNSTVQISPSYGFGILPPLQAAHPVPFEGHETQAPDVSKLSGFVGENSMATSTSSLSQSMHPSVAASLHPLLFRPPYPPNYLQYGHYFNPYFLPPMHQFLSHNGLPQQPSTGNAFLLPAPAAPGVKFPFTLPQFKPRTTAGNSTPVALPTLYGSYGSSPMGFNPGPAVSSGSSAGNHDLSAFQLKERNIYTTGSLSEVSSCIPPPGQDISSLQLSSLYQLHPQGQHLTFSPPQAGHDTFPATVEPVVPPSGPYQQSQLTQVNWNS, from the exons ATGAGCGATAGCGGCGGCAATTCTATAACGATCCCGGATAATGTCAAGAAAACTATACAAAGCATAAGAGAAATCACAGAGAAAAAACACAGTGATGAAGATGTTTACTCTGTTCTTCAAGAATGTTATATGGATCCTGATGACACTGCGCAGAAGCTCCTTTATTTAG ATACATTTCATGAAGTCAAGAGGAAATGTGATTGGAGAAAGGGG ACTCAAGGAAGAGGAGCTAGGGGTGGTCAAGGAAACTTTTCTG GTGGGAGGAATGTGGCTACTCGAAGGGAAAATGGAGTTGTTCGCATGACAGACAGAAGTGCTTCGAACTCTTTACACTCTgtgcagaaaaaaaataacactgcAATGAATCCTGTGACAAA GAGTTCTATTCGCAGCCCATGGCTGTGTGCTGCAGGTAGTTCAGCTCACACTGTGAAGTCAGATGCTTTCTTACCACCTGCAGCATGCCCCCCATTGCCTATGCAAGTTTCTGTCTCTGTAATGCTATCTAAGGAACAAAagtcaacaacattttttaatGGCCTCCCAGCTTCTACCTCTCTAGCATCTGTATCTTCTTCTTCAGACCCCATATTGGCCCCTTCTATGACTAGAAATCCTGGTGCTGTTGGTACAATTAAACGTGAAGTGGGTTGCCAGCGGAAAGCTGCTGAACAGAATAATattcaaggaaacaaaaaaatttctcaGAGTAAATCAAAGGCAGTTGGAAAGAATCAGTTGTCTGAATCTCTGCAGCCCTCGACTTTGTCTACATATAATGATTCTTTGGTTGTCAGGTCTTCTGCTAATGATAGCCATTCATCAGAGGTGTTGGCTAAATCTTTAAAAA CAGCAGTTTTGTCTGAAAATGCTCAAGCTAAAGTCAGTTCTCAGTTGCTGCCAGAACCATCCATCACTAATGGACATGTTAAATTTCCATATCACTTTAAAGTCCCTGAAGCGTTAAAAAGTGGTTTAACTTTTGGAAGCTTTGAATCAAATTCTGGACCAGGAAAGGAATATATCAATGGTGGTTTGACTTTTGGAAGCTTTGATTCTAATTCTGGATCAGAAACAAAATGTAGCAATGCTATTGATGGTGACATAAACTCTACGCTTGCTGTTGAACTGACACATTCAACTGTTGAAAATGCCAGACCTTCTAG CAATGATAGTGGATCTTCGCCTATGCAAGTTGACCATTCTTATCAACCAGAGTCTCCTCAACCTGTGCTTGAAAAAGTGCTAATATCAGAGGATAATGATGCACTGGGTGCAGACTCGAAGGTTGTTCAATCAAAGCAGGATGCAATGTTGCTTCCAGAATGCCATCAGAACTCAACTGTTCAAATTTCCCCAAGCTATGGTTTTGGGATCTTGCCACCCTTGCAGGCTGCTCACCCTGTACCATTTGAAGGACATGAGACTCAGGCACCGGATGTTTCTAAACTTTCAGGCTTTGTT GGTGAGAATTCTATGGCTACATCGACTTCAAGTCTGAGTCAATCGATGCACCCCTCTGTCGCTGCTTCTCTGCACCCACTTCTTTTCAGGCCACCATATCCTCCTAACTATCTTCAGTATGGGCATTACTTCAATCCGTATTTTCTGCCACCAATGCACCAATTCTTGAGCCACAATGGGCTTCCTCAACAGCCATCGACTGGCAATGCATTTCTTCTGCCAGCACCTGCTGCTCCTGGTGTCAAGTTCCCGTTCACTCTTCCACAATTTAAGCCCAGAACTACTGCCGGAAACTCAACTCCAGTTGCACTCCCAACTTTATATGGATCATATGGCTCTTCCCCCATGGGCTTCAATCCTGGTCCAGCTGTGTCCTCTGGAAGCTCTGCTGGTAACCATGATCTATCAGCATTTCAGTTGAAGGAAAGAAATATCTACACTACAGGATCACTG AGCGAAGTTTCATCTTGCATTCCTCCACCTGGGCAAGATATATCCAGCTTGCAGCTCAGTTCCTTGTACCAACTTCACCCTCAGGGACAGCACCTCACCTTCTCTCCTCCACAGGCTGGGCATGACACCTTTCCTGCAACTGTTGAACCTGTGGTACCCCCATCTGGTCCTTACCAGCAGTCTCAACTTACACAGGTCAACTGGAACTCTTAA
- the LOC118054780 gene encoding GBF-interacting protein 1 isoform X1 has product MSDSGGNSITIPDNVKKTIQSIREITEKKHSDEDVYSVLQECYMDPDDTAQKLLYLDTFHEVKRKCDWRKGTQGRGARGGQGNFSDAVGGRNVATRRENGVVRMTDRSASNSLHSVQKKNNTAMNPVTKDLTTTSCDSSTLSTRSSIRSPWLCAAGSSAHTVKSDAFLPPAACPPLPMQVSVSVMLSKEQKSTTFFNGLPASTSLASVSSSSDPILAPSMTRNPGAVGTIKREVGCQRKAAEQNNIQGNKKISQSKSKAVGKNQLSESLQPSTLSTYNDSLVVRSSANDSHSSEVLAKSLKTAVLSENAQAKVSSQLLPEPSITNGHVKFPYHFKVPEALKSGLTFGSFESNSGPGKEYINGGLTFGSFDSNSGSETKCSNAIDGDINSTLAVELTHSTVENARPSSNDSGSSPMQVDHSYQPESPQPVLEKVLISEDNDALGADSKVVQSKQDAMLLPECHQNSTVQISPSYGFGILPPLQAAHPVPFEGHETQAPDVSKLSGFVGENSMATSTSSLSQSMHPSVAASLHPLLFRPPYPPNYLQYGHYFNPYFLPPMHQFLSHNGLPQQPSTGNAFLLPAPAAPGVKFPFTLPQFKPRTTAGNSTPVALPTLYGSYGSSPMGFNPGPAVSSGSSAGNHDLSAFQLKERNIYTTGSLSEVSSCIPPPGQDISSLQLSSLYQLHPQGQHLTFSPPQAGHDTFPATVEPVVPPSGPYQQSQLTQVNWNS; this is encoded by the exons ATGAGCGATAGCGGCGGCAATTCTATAACGATCCCGGATAATGTCAAGAAAACTATACAAAGCATAAGAGAAATCACAGAGAAAAAACACAGTGATGAAGATGTTTACTCTGTTCTTCAAGAATGTTATATGGATCCTGATGACACTGCGCAGAAGCTCCTTTATTTAG ATACATTTCATGAAGTCAAGAGGAAATGTGATTGGAGAAAGGGG ACTCAAGGAAGAGGAGCTAGGGGTGGTCAAGGAAACTTTTCTG ATGCTGTAGGTGGGAGGAATGTGGCTACTCGAAGGGAAAATGGAGTTGTTCGCATGACAGACAGAAGTGCTTCGAACTCTTTACACTCTgtgcagaaaaaaaataacactgcAATGAATCCTGTGACAAA AGATTTAACTACCACTTCCTGTGACTCTTCAACTTTATCCACTAGGAGTTCTATTCGCAGCCCATGGCTGTGTGCTGCAGGTAGTTCAGCTCACACTGTGAAGTCAGATGCTTTCTTACCACCTGCAGCATGCCCCCCATTGCCTATGCAAGTTTCTGTCTCTGTAATGCTATCTAAGGAACAAAagtcaacaacattttttaatGGCCTCCCAGCTTCTACCTCTCTAGCATCTGTATCTTCTTCTTCAGACCCCATATTGGCCCCTTCTATGACTAGAAATCCTGGTGCTGTTGGTACAATTAAACGTGAAGTGGGTTGCCAGCGGAAAGCTGCTGAACAGAATAATattcaaggaaacaaaaaaatttctcaGAGTAAATCAAAGGCAGTTGGAAAGAATCAGTTGTCTGAATCTCTGCAGCCCTCGACTTTGTCTACATATAATGATTCTTTGGTTGTCAGGTCTTCTGCTAATGATAGCCATTCATCAGAGGTGTTGGCTAAATCTTTAAAAA CAGCAGTTTTGTCTGAAAATGCTCAAGCTAAAGTCAGTTCTCAGTTGCTGCCAGAACCATCCATCACTAATGGACATGTTAAATTTCCATATCACTTTAAAGTCCCTGAAGCGTTAAAAAGTGGTTTAACTTTTGGAAGCTTTGAATCAAATTCTGGACCAGGAAAGGAATATATCAATGGTGGTTTGACTTTTGGAAGCTTTGATTCTAATTCTGGATCAGAAACAAAATGTAGCAATGCTATTGATGGTGACATAAACTCTACGCTTGCTGTTGAACTGACACATTCAACTGTTGAAAATGCCAGACCTTCTAG CAATGATAGTGGATCTTCGCCTATGCAAGTTGACCATTCTTATCAACCAGAGTCTCCTCAACCTGTGCTTGAAAAAGTGCTAATATCAGAGGATAATGATGCACTGGGTGCAGACTCGAAGGTTGTTCAATCAAAGCAGGATGCAATGTTGCTTCCAGAATGCCATCAGAACTCAACTGTTCAAATTTCCCCAAGCTATGGTTTTGGGATCTTGCCACCCTTGCAGGCTGCTCACCCTGTACCATTTGAAGGACATGAGACTCAGGCACCGGATGTTTCTAAACTTTCAGGCTTTGTT GGTGAGAATTCTATGGCTACATCGACTTCAAGTCTGAGTCAATCGATGCACCCCTCTGTCGCTGCTTCTCTGCACCCACTTCTTTTCAGGCCACCATATCCTCCTAACTATCTTCAGTATGGGCATTACTTCAATCCGTATTTTCTGCCACCAATGCACCAATTCTTGAGCCACAATGGGCTTCCTCAACAGCCATCGACTGGCAATGCATTTCTTCTGCCAGCACCTGCTGCTCCTGGTGTCAAGTTCCCGTTCACTCTTCCACAATTTAAGCCCAGAACTACTGCCGGAAACTCAACTCCAGTTGCACTCCCAACTTTATATGGATCATATGGCTCTTCCCCCATGGGCTTCAATCCTGGTCCAGCTGTGTCCTCTGGAAGCTCTGCTGGTAACCATGATCTATCAGCATTTCAGTTGAAGGAAAGAAATATCTACACTACAGGATCACTG AGCGAAGTTTCATCTTGCATTCCTCCACCTGGGCAAGATATATCCAGCTTGCAGCTCAGTTCCTTGTACCAACTTCACCCTCAGGGACAGCACCTCACCTTCTCTCCTCCACAGGCTGGGCATGACACCTTTCCTGCAACTGTTGAACCTGTGGTACCCCCATCTGGTCCTTACCAGCAGTCTCAACTTACACAGGTCAACTGGAACTCTTAA
- the LOC118054780 gene encoding GBF-interacting protein 1 isoform X2 — protein sequence MSDSGGNSITIPDNVKKTIQSIREITEKKHSDEDVYSVLQECYMDPDDTAQKLLYLDTFHEVKRKCDWRKGTQGRGARGGQGNFSDAVGGRNVATRRENGVVRMTDRSASNSLHSVQKKNNTAMNPVTKDLTTTSCDSSTLSTRSSIRSPWLCAAGSSAHTVKSDAFLPPAACPPLPMQVSVSVMLSKEQKSTTFFNGLPASTSLASVSSSSDPILAPSMTRNPGAVGTIKREVGCQRKAAEQNNIQGNKKISQSKSKAVGKNQLSESLQPSTLSTYNDSLVVRSSANDSHSSEVLAKSLKTVLSENAQAKVSSQLLPEPSITNGHVKFPYHFKVPEALKSGLTFGSFESNSGPGKEYINGGLTFGSFDSNSGSETKCSNAIDGDINSTLAVELTHSTVENARPSSNDSGSSPMQVDHSYQPESPQPVLEKVLISEDNDALGADSKVVQSKQDAMLLPECHQNSTVQISPSYGFGILPPLQAAHPVPFEGHETQAPDVSKLSGFVGENSMATSTSSLSQSMHPSVAASLHPLLFRPPYPPNYLQYGHYFNPYFLPPMHQFLSHNGLPQQPSTGNAFLLPAPAAPGVKFPFTLPQFKPRTTAGNSTPVALPTLYGSYGSSPMGFNPGPAVSSGSSAGNHDLSAFQLKERNIYTTGSLSEVSSCIPPPGQDISSLQLSSLYQLHPQGQHLTFSPPQAGHDTFPATVEPVVPPSGPYQQSQLTQVNWNS from the exons ATGAGCGATAGCGGCGGCAATTCTATAACGATCCCGGATAATGTCAAGAAAACTATACAAAGCATAAGAGAAATCACAGAGAAAAAACACAGTGATGAAGATGTTTACTCTGTTCTTCAAGAATGTTATATGGATCCTGATGACACTGCGCAGAAGCTCCTTTATTTAG ATACATTTCATGAAGTCAAGAGGAAATGTGATTGGAGAAAGGGG ACTCAAGGAAGAGGAGCTAGGGGTGGTCAAGGAAACTTTTCTG ATGCTGTAGGTGGGAGGAATGTGGCTACTCGAAGGGAAAATGGAGTTGTTCGCATGACAGACAGAAGTGCTTCGAACTCTTTACACTCTgtgcagaaaaaaaataacactgcAATGAATCCTGTGACAAA AGATTTAACTACCACTTCCTGTGACTCTTCAACTTTATCCACTAGGAGTTCTATTCGCAGCCCATGGCTGTGTGCTGCAGGTAGTTCAGCTCACACTGTGAAGTCAGATGCTTTCTTACCACCTGCAGCATGCCCCCCATTGCCTATGCAAGTTTCTGTCTCTGTAATGCTATCTAAGGAACAAAagtcaacaacattttttaatGGCCTCCCAGCTTCTACCTCTCTAGCATCTGTATCTTCTTCTTCAGACCCCATATTGGCCCCTTCTATGACTAGAAATCCTGGTGCTGTTGGTACAATTAAACGTGAAGTGGGTTGCCAGCGGAAAGCTGCTGAACAGAATAATattcaaggaaacaaaaaaatttctcaGAGTAAATCAAAGGCAGTTGGAAAGAATCAGTTGTCTGAATCTCTGCAGCCCTCGACTTTGTCTACATATAATGATTCTTTGGTTGTCAGGTCTTCTGCTAATGATAGCCATTCATCAGAGGTGTTGGCTAAATCTTTAAAAA CAGTTTTGTCTGAAAATGCTCAAGCTAAAGTCAGTTCTCAGTTGCTGCCAGAACCATCCATCACTAATGGACATGTTAAATTTCCATATCACTTTAAAGTCCCTGAAGCGTTAAAAAGTGGTTTAACTTTTGGAAGCTTTGAATCAAATTCTGGACCAGGAAAGGAATATATCAATGGTGGTTTGACTTTTGGAAGCTTTGATTCTAATTCTGGATCAGAAACAAAATGTAGCAATGCTATTGATGGTGACATAAACTCTACGCTTGCTGTTGAACTGACACATTCAACTGTTGAAAATGCCAGACCTTCTAG CAATGATAGTGGATCTTCGCCTATGCAAGTTGACCATTCTTATCAACCAGAGTCTCCTCAACCTGTGCTTGAAAAAGTGCTAATATCAGAGGATAATGATGCACTGGGTGCAGACTCGAAGGTTGTTCAATCAAAGCAGGATGCAATGTTGCTTCCAGAATGCCATCAGAACTCAACTGTTCAAATTTCCCCAAGCTATGGTTTTGGGATCTTGCCACCCTTGCAGGCTGCTCACCCTGTACCATTTGAAGGACATGAGACTCAGGCACCGGATGTTTCTAAACTTTCAGGCTTTGTT GGTGAGAATTCTATGGCTACATCGACTTCAAGTCTGAGTCAATCGATGCACCCCTCTGTCGCTGCTTCTCTGCACCCACTTCTTTTCAGGCCACCATATCCTCCTAACTATCTTCAGTATGGGCATTACTTCAATCCGTATTTTCTGCCACCAATGCACCAATTCTTGAGCCACAATGGGCTTCCTCAACAGCCATCGACTGGCAATGCATTTCTTCTGCCAGCACCTGCTGCTCCTGGTGTCAAGTTCCCGTTCACTCTTCCACAATTTAAGCCCAGAACTACTGCCGGAAACTCAACTCCAGTTGCACTCCCAACTTTATATGGATCATATGGCTCTTCCCCCATGGGCTTCAATCCTGGTCCAGCTGTGTCCTCTGGAAGCTCTGCTGGTAACCATGATCTATCAGCATTTCAGTTGAAGGAAAGAAATATCTACACTACAGGATCACTG AGCGAAGTTTCATCTTGCATTCCTCCACCTGGGCAAGATATATCCAGCTTGCAGCTCAGTTCCTTGTACCAACTTCACCCTCAGGGACAGCACCTCACCTTCTCTCCTCCACAGGCTGGGCATGACACCTTTCCTGCAACTGTTGAACCTGTGGTACCCCCATCTGGTCCTTACCAGCAGTCTCAACTTACACAGGTCAACTGGAACTCTTAA